Proteins from a genomic interval of Alteromonas macleodii ATCC 27126:
- a CDS encoding glycosyltransferase family 2 protein has product MEVQVLPSVSVIITTHNRPDYLKESLAAVLKQTVMPKEVFVIDDGSSVSYEEVLSLFPKDQFTYIKVPVASGANAARNLGISKSTSDIVAFLDDDDVWDNDYLEQHIAVHQHADAVTCGYRFLETPDKIHINETEVITTDVIKKGNKFCGMSGVTCKASLAKKLMFDEELKNSQDWDFFVRITLEDTVFRNIPKDIYFYRRGHVSISTEVANMPLEKVFPRLKAFKKHKALLGKEAYNDRVANQILSQIGKKNNKLGWISLSVREAGLVATAKVILGKDRLRRKFGK; this is encoded by the coding sequence ATGGAAGTACAAGTGCTACCTTCAGTGTCCGTTATAATCACGACACACAATCGCCCTGACTATTTAAAAGAGTCACTCGCTGCAGTATTAAAACAAACTGTTATGCCAAAAGAAGTGTTCGTTATTGATGATGGCTCTTCGGTGAGCTATGAAGAAGTGTTATCTCTTTTTCCAAAAGATCAATTTACTTATATCAAGGTCCCCGTTGCGTCAGGTGCTAATGCAGCACGTAACTTAGGAATATCTAAGTCGACATCAGATATTGTTGCGTTCTTGGATGATGATGACGTGTGGGACAACGACTATCTTGAACAACATATTGCAGTACACCAACACGCTGATGCTGTAACCTGCGGATACCGATTCCTTGAAACACCAGATAAAATTCACATCAACGAAACTGAAGTTATCACCACAGATGTGATCAAGAAAGGTAATAAATTCTGCGGAATGAGTGGCGTTACGTGCAAGGCTTCATTAGCTAAAAAGCTGATGTTTGATGAAGAGCTAAAGAATAGCCAAGATTGGGACTTCTTTGTTCGTATTACATTAGAAGATACTGTTTTCAGAAACATCCCTAAAGATATTTATTTCTATCGCAGAGGTCACGTTAGTATTTCTACCGAAGTAGCCAATATGCCACTAGAAAAAGTCTTCCCTAGGCTCAAGGCATTTAAAAAACATAAGGCGCTATTAGGCAAAGAAGCTTATAACGACCGAGTTGCTAATCAAATTCTTAGTCAAATTGGCAAGAAGAATAACAAGCTAGGTTGGATTAGTTTATCTGTGCGAGAAGCGGGGTTAGTAGCAACAGCCAAAGTTATCTTAGGGAAAGATAGGCTTCGTCGGAAGTTCGGCAAGTAA
- a CDS encoding serine O-acetyltransferase, which yields MMIKNRRDYLHFLEQDRLALNVKPTLKNYLTHDIWRFQVALRKLEFRKNTSKTLIGKGYAAYLQLRVRRLGRKLGFSIPANVFGPGLSIAHAGTIVVNGKCKVGANCRVHVCVNIGGSLSKKGAAPHIGDDCYIGPGAKIYGDIKIGDNVAIGANAVVNKSFDSDCTIGGIPAKVIADQGPLEILKNKRTEIKY from the coding sequence ATGATGATAAAAAATAGACGCGACTATTTACATTTCTTAGAACAAGATAGATTAGCATTGAATGTAAAACCAACTCTTAAAAACTACTTAACCCATGATATTTGGCGTTTCCAAGTAGCTTTAAGAAAATTAGAGTTTAGGAAAAACACTTCTAAAACTTTAATTGGCAAAGGTTATGCTGCGTATTTGCAGTTAAGGGTACGAAGGCTAGGACGTAAGCTAGGTTTTTCTATACCTGCCAATGTCTTCGGCCCCGGTTTATCTATAGCTCACGCAGGTACCATAGTAGTCAATGGAAAGTGTAAAGTTGGTGCAAACTGTCGAGTCCATGTATGCGTTAACATCGGAGGAAGTTTATCTAAAAAGGGAGCTGCTCCTCACATTGGCGATGACTGCTATATAGGCCCCGGCGCCAAAATATACGGCGATATAAAAATTGGCGATAATGTCGCGATAGGTGCTAATGCTGTAGTGAATAAATCCTTTGACAGTGACTGTACTATCGGTGGCATACCTGCAAAAGTTATCGCAGATCAAGGGCCACTGGAAATTTTAAAAAACAAGCGAACAGAAATTAAATATTAA
- a CDS encoding acyltransferase family protein, producing the protein MKFREDINALRAIAVASVVVFHFNHSWLPGGFAGVDVFFVISGFLMTMIVVKGLEKENFSILSFYIARVKRIIPALSVLCFTLLIFGLFFISPIDYLNLGKHAAASLSFVSNMVYWSESNYFNPSSNEKWLLHTWSLSVEWQFYLIYPLALVFLKKVLTFRQLKFVVLCGTVLAFMFSVFVTIKSSSAAYFLLPTRAWQMLAGGLVFLYPLSIKDCFRPQLQLTGLILIIISFFIFSSSTPWPGYASLIPIIGSCMVLASNSDSKLVSNNIAHSLGKWSYSIYLWHWPIVVAGYYFELGPYWWLVGIPLSILLGALSYKYIESKTLKDYHLDNFKVLLRPLPFAIVVALSGMAIFYTNGLLHRFSQSEQLLVKSALEAKDDWNYPKPNMEIAGLEIRFIKGSSDKNLLVMGASHVEQLYPYVKSLENKYNIYFLTQSGCFVTPSMKNPKWGCSDLQNYKKLLDKIKFEKVLTSFYSFNSYLPTSTSQRNSEKLIRIKEFDNFMLVLKSKVREIFLLTGEPKGTEFDPVFAVRNKLPDSIAETQVRINYSEHEEALTKLKNIDDINIIDPIAYLCQNKQCKTRDEKRGFYYRDNNHMRPWYSIHANSYLNNIFLL; encoded by the coding sequence ATGAAATTCAGGGAAGATATCAATGCCCTGCGAGCCATCGCAGTAGCTTCAGTAGTCGTTTTTCACTTCAATCACAGTTGGTTGCCTGGCGGCTTTGCAGGTGTAGATGTCTTTTTTGTTATTTCCGGCTTTCTTATGACAATGATTGTTGTGAAAGGCTTGGAAAAAGAAAATTTCTCAATTCTTTCGTTTTATATTGCGAGGGTAAAAAGAATCATTCCAGCATTGTCTGTTCTTTGCTTTACTCTGTTGATCTTCGGTTTATTTTTCATTTCTCCGATAGACTATTTGAACTTAGGCAAACACGCGGCGGCAAGTTTATCTTTCGTATCAAACATGGTTTATTGGTCGGAATCAAACTATTTTAACCCTTCATCAAATGAAAAATGGCTATTACACACTTGGAGCCTTTCGGTAGAGTGGCAGTTTTATCTAATCTACCCATTGGCTCTAGTTTTTCTTAAAAAAGTTCTGACATTTCGACAATTGAAGTTCGTTGTACTTTGCGGAACTGTACTAGCTTTCATGTTTTCTGTTTTCGTTACCATTAAATCAAGCAGCGCAGCATACTTTTTGCTACCTACTCGAGCCTGGCAAATGTTAGCTGGAGGTTTAGTATTTCTCTATCCTTTGAGCATCAAAGATTGCTTTAGGCCGCAGCTACAATTAACTGGCCTAATATTAATAATAATAAGCTTCTTTATATTCTCTTCATCTACGCCTTGGCCGGGGTACGCTTCACTAATACCAATTATTGGTTCGTGTATGGTACTAGCTTCTAACAGTGACTCTAAGCTTGTAAGCAACAATATTGCTCACTCACTTGGCAAATGGTCTTATTCTATTTACTTATGGCACTGGCCCATAGTCGTTGCTGGGTATTATTTTGAATTGGGTCCGTATTGGTGGCTAGTTGGTATACCCCTATCAATTTTGCTTGGTGCTCTAAGCTATAAATATATTGAATCTAAAACGCTAAAAGATTACCACTTGGATAATTTCAAAGTGCTTTTACGCCCCTTACCATTCGCAATTGTAGTAGCTCTAAGTGGCATGGCCATTTTTTATACTAACGGGCTTTTGCACCGTTTTTCACAGAGCGAACAATTGTTGGTTAAATCTGCTTTAGAAGCAAAAGACGACTGGAATTATCCTAAACCTAATATGGAAATAGCGGGCTTAGAAATAAGATTTATAAAAGGTAGTTCAGATAAAAATTTATTGGTAATGGGAGCAAGTCATGTAGAACAACTTTACCCTTACGTCAAAAGTTTAGAAAACAAATACAATATATATTTTCTGACGCAGAGCGGCTGCTTTGTTACGCCTTCGATGAAAAACCCTAAATGGGGATGCAGTGACCTTCAAAACTACAAAAAGCTGCTCGATAAAATCAAGTTTGAGAAAGTACTGACATCGTTTTACAGTTTTAACTCGTATCTACCAACCTCAACTTCCCAGAGAAATAGCGAAAAACTTATCCGGATAAAAGAATTCGATAATTTTATGCTTGTCCTGAAAAGTAAAGTTCGTGAAATTTTCTTATTAACGGGCGAGCCTAAGGGCACAGAATTCGATCCCGTTTTCGCAGTCCGTAATAAACTACCCGATAGTATTGCAGAAACACAAGTCCGTATAAATTATTCAGAGCATGAAGAAGCTTTAACTAAGCTAAAAAATATTGATGACATAAACATCATTGATCCTATTGCCTATCTCTGCCAAAACAAACAATGTAAAACAAGAGATGAAAAACGAGGCTTCTACTACCGAGACAACAACCATATGCGGCCATGGTATTCAATTCATGCGAACTCGTATCTAAATAACATCTTTCTACTGTAG
- the pheS gene encoding phenylalanine--tRNA ligase subunit alpha: MELDAIINQAQSQIDAAQDAATLDQVRVEFMGKKGKLTDLLKGLGKLSNEERPAAGQKINQAKQVIQQAISAKGEFLRTEELNKKLAEEAVDVTLPGRTEKPGNLHPVSRTIARIESFFGELGFSVKTGPEIEDGFHNFDALNIPANHPARADHDTFYFNPDMMLRTQTSGVQIRTMEAEKPPLRIISPGRVYRNDYDQTHTPMFHQVEGLMVDKNVSFTDLKGILHDFLHHFFEESLEIRFRPSYFPFTEPSAEVDVMGKNGQWLEVLGCGMVHPNVLKAVGIDPEEYTGFAFGMGVERLTMLRYGVNDLRAFFENDLRFLKQFN, encoded by the coding sequence ATGGAGCTTGACGCTATTATCAATCAGGCACAAAGCCAGATTGACGCTGCACAAGATGCAGCCACATTAGACCAAGTTAGGGTCGAATTCATGGGTAAGAAAGGTAAACTTACCGACTTACTTAAAGGGCTTGGAAAGTTATCTAACGAAGAACGTCCTGCCGCAGGCCAAAAGATTAACCAAGCTAAGCAGGTTATTCAGCAAGCTATTTCTGCAAAAGGTGAGTTTTTACGCACTGAAGAGCTTAACAAGAAGCTAGCAGAAGAAGCAGTAGATGTAACGTTGCCTGGTCGCACAGAAAAGCCAGGAAACTTACACCCGGTTAGCCGCACGATTGCACGCATTGAGTCTTTCTTTGGCGAGCTTGGCTTTTCAGTTAAAACTGGCCCTGAAATTGAAGATGGTTTTCACAACTTCGACGCGCTGAACATTCCTGCGAATCACCCAGCGCGTGCCGACCACGATACGTTTTACTTCAACCCAGACATGATGCTTCGTACGCAAACCTCTGGTGTTCAAATTCGTACTATGGAAGCAGAAAAGCCACCATTGCGTATTATCTCGCCAGGCCGTGTGTATCGTAACGACTACGACCAAACACACACGCCGATGTTCCACCAAGTGGAAGGTTTGATGGTTGATAAGAATGTCAGCTTTACCGATCTTAAAGGTATTTTGCACGACTTCTTACATCACTTCTTTGAAGAGTCACTAGAAATTCGCTTCCGTCCGTCTTATTTCCCGTTTACTGAGCCGTCAGCTGAAGTCGACGTAATGGGTAAAAACGGTCAGTGGCTTGAAGTATTGGGCTGCGGCATGGTGCACCCAAATGTACTTAAAGCGGTAGGTATCGACCCAGAAGAGTACACAGGTTTTGCCTTTGGTATGGGCGTAGAGCGTTTAACAATGCTTCGTTACGGTGTTAACGACTTACGCGCGTTCTTTGAAAACGATCTTCGTTTCCTTAAGCAGTTCAACTAA
- the pheT gene encoding phenylalanine--tRNA ligase subunit beta, translating into MKFSEKWLREWVNPSLSAHELSEQLSMAGLEVDGVEPVAGDFKGVLVGEVVECGQHPNADKLRVTKINVGGDELLDIVCGAPNCRQGIKVAVAVVGAVLPGDFKIKKAKLRGEPSFGMLCSFSELGISDDHDGIIELPADAPIGTDIRDYLGLDDNAIEVDLTPNRADCLGIRGIAREVGVLNNLDVCEPEVAAVNATIEDKLSITLSADDACPRYLGRVVKGVNVKAASPLWLVEKLRRCGIRSIDPIVDVTNFVLLELGQPMHAFNLASIEGNINVRMANEGETLTLLDETEAKLQSNTLVIADDNKALAMAGIFGGLHSGVTTETQDILLESAFFSRDAIMGRARQYGLHTDASHRYERGVDPQLQRKAMERATALVLEICGGEAGPVVETVAEDKLPKQATVTLRRERLSRVLGISIDDAKVTEMLNRLGLDVTQTEAGWEAVAPSYRFDISIEEDLIEEIARVYGYNNIPNVAPKATLAMLPSQEAKLPLNTMKSLLLSRGYNEAITYSFVDPKIQNALFPDVKGMVLPHPISSDMSVMRVSLWPGLLGATAYNQKRQQQRVRMFETGLRFIPQQDAPNGVLQQQVIGGVVAGRRNEEHWDLGDSPVDFFDAKADVEALLALTGRTGEFQFVTGQHSALHPGMTAKILLNDEEVGYIGAIHPQFTKLLGVNGRVFVFELVVDAITDRKLPSAVPVSRFPSNRRDIAITVKDEVRVGNVLSYIENIGVNQLVALNLFDEYKGKGIEPGYKSLALSLHLQDPDKTLEEAEIQQAVDTVVKGLESEFGAALRE; encoded by the coding sequence ATGAAATTCAGTGAAAAATGGTTAAGAGAGTGGGTTAACCCGTCGCTGTCGGCACATGAGCTGTCTGAACAGTTGAGCATGGCTGGCCTAGAAGTAGACGGCGTTGAGCCAGTGGCAGGCGATTTTAAAGGCGTGCTAGTAGGTGAAGTAGTGGAGTGCGGTCAGCATCCTAACGCCGATAAACTGCGCGTGACTAAAATAAACGTAGGTGGCGATGAGCTACTTGATATCGTTTGTGGTGCGCCTAACTGCCGTCAGGGCATTAAAGTAGCAGTTGCTGTTGTTGGTGCTGTATTGCCAGGCGACTTTAAAATTAAGAAAGCAAAGCTTCGCGGCGAGCCGTCATTCGGTATGCTATGTAGCTTCTCTGAACTAGGTATTAGCGACGACCACGATGGTATTATCGAGCTTCCCGCCGATGCACCTATTGGCACAGACATTCGCGATTATCTTGGTCTTGATGACAACGCAATCGAAGTAGACCTAACACCAAACCGTGCAGACTGCTTGGGTATTCGCGGCATTGCCCGTGAAGTTGGCGTACTTAATAACCTTGACGTGTGCGAGCCTGAAGTAGCTGCGGTAAACGCAACTATTGAAGATAAATTATCAATTACGCTAAGCGCTGATGACGCATGCCCGCGTTATTTAGGCCGTGTGGTTAAGGGCGTTAACGTTAAAGCAGCGTCACCACTATGGTTAGTTGAAAAGCTACGTCGCTGCGGTATTCGCAGTATCGACCCCATTGTAGATGTGACTAACTTTGTATTGTTAGAGCTTGGCCAGCCAATGCACGCGTTTAATCTTGCCAGCATTGAAGGCAACATTAACGTGCGTATGGCTAATGAAGGCGAAACGCTTACACTACTTGATGAAACCGAAGCTAAGTTACAAAGCAATACTTTAGTTATCGCTGATGACAACAAAGCGTTAGCTATGGCAGGTATTTTCGGCGGCTTACATTCTGGTGTTACCACCGAAACCCAAGATATTTTACTTGAAAGTGCTTTCTTTAGCCGTGATGCGATTATGGGCCGTGCCCGTCAGTACGGTTTGCATACCGATGCGTCGCACCGTTACGAGCGTGGTGTAGACCCACAGCTTCAGCGTAAAGCCATGGAGCGCGCTACTGCACTGGTACTAGAAATTTGCGGTGGTGAAGCTGGCCCTGTTGTTGAAACAGTGGCTGAAGACAAGCTACCCAAGCAGGCTACGGTTACGCTTCGTCGCGAACGTTTGTCTCGCGTACTAGGCATTAGCATTGACGATGCAAAAGTAACCGAAATGCTAAACCGCCTTGGTTTAGACGTAACGCAAACCGAAGCTGGCTGGGAAGCGGTTGCGCCAAGCTATCGTTTCGATATTTCAATTGAAGAAGATTTGATTGAAGAAATTGCGCGTGTATACGGCTACAACAACATTCCAAACGTGGCACCAAAAGCGACGTTGGCAATGCTGCCTTCGCAAGAAGCCAAGCTGCCGCTAAACACAATGAAGTCATTGCTTCTAAGCCGTGGCTACAACGAAGCAATCACGTATTCGTTTGTAGACCCTAAAATTCAAAACGCATTATTCCCAGACGTAAAAGGTATGGTGTTACCACACCCAATTTCATCTGATATGTCGGTAATGCGTGTAAGTTTATGGCCGGGTTTGCTAGGTGCTACTGCTTATAATCAGAAGCGTCAGCAGCAACGTGTTCGCATGTTTGAAACCGGATTACGCTTTATACCTCAACAAGATGCGCCAAATGGTGTATTGCAACAGCAAGTAATTGGTGGTGTAGTAGCAGGGCGTCGTAATGAAGAACATTGGGACTTGGGCGACAGCCCGGTTGATTTCTTCGATGCAAAAGCCGACGTTGAGGCGTTATTGGCACTTACAGGCAGAACCGGTGAGTTCCAGTTCGTTACAGGGCAACACAGTGCGTTACACCCTGGCATGACGGCAAAAATTTTGCTTAATGATGAAGAAGTTGGCTATATTGGTGCTATACACCCGCAGTTCACTAAATTGCTTGGTGTTAACGGCCGTGTATTTGTGTTCGAACTAGTGGTAGATGCCATTACTGATCGCAAGTTACCGTCAGCCGTACCAGTATCGCGCTTCCCATCGAATCGCCGTGATATTGCTATTACGGTTAAAGATGAAGTGCGTGTAGGGAATGTTCTTTCTTACATAGAAAATATTGGCGTAAATCAACTAGTTGCTCTAAACTTGTTCGATGAGTACAAAGGCAAGGGAATTGAGCCTGGCTATAAGAGCCTTGCTTTGTCACTTCATTTACAAGATCCGGATAAAACCTTGGAAGAAGCTGAGATTCAGCAAGCTGTAGATACTGTGGTTAAAGGTCTGGAATCTGAGTTTGGGGCCGCGTTAAGAGAGTAA
- the ihfA gene encoding integration host factor subunit alpha, whose protein sequence is MALTKAEMAEHLFEKLGINKRDAKDLVELFFEEIKGALESGEQVKLSGFGNFDLRDKNERPGRNPKTGEDIPIKARRVVTFRPGQKLKSRVENSAPVDQ, encoded by the coding sequence ATGGCATTGACCAAAGCCGAGATGGCTGAACACCTATTCGAGAAACTAGGCATTAACAAGCGTGATGCGAAGGATCTGGTAGAGCTTTTTTTCGAAGAGATTAAAGGCGCTCTGGAATCTGGTGAGCAAGTGAAACTGTCAGGTTTTGGCAACTTTGACCTGCGTGATAAAAATGAACGTCCTGGCCGCAATCCAAAAACCGGTGAAGACATTCCAATTAAAGCACGTCGTGTGGTTACATTCCGCCCGGGTCAAAAATTGAAAAGCCGAGTTGAAAACTCTGCACCTGTCGACCAATAA
- the ybaK gene encoding Cys-tRNA(Pro) deacylase: MTPAITLLTKKRIAHSVLKYEHDANAASYGLEAVEKLNLNADTVFKTLVVSTDNNKLAVAVVPVNTKLSEKKMAKALGVKKVEMAQANAVIVATGYVLGGVSPLGQKKRLASVIHYSAENLQSIHVSAGKRGLEVALAPSDLATLTSAKFADISVD; the protein is encoded by the coding sequence ATGACACCTGCAATCACTTTGCTTACTAAAAAGCGTATCGCTCACAGCGTTTTAAAATATGAACACGACGCAAATGCGGCGTCATACGGGCTAGAGGCGGTTGAAAAGCTAAACCTCAATGCGGATACCGTTTTTAAAACATTGGTAGTGAGTACAGATAACAACAAGCTTGCCGTGGCCGTGGTCCCTGTAAACACCAAACTTAGCGAAAAGAAAATGGCTAAAGCGTTAGGTGTTAAAAAGGTAGAAATGGCGCAAGCAAACGCGGTAATTGTTGCAACAGGCTATGTGTTAGGTGGTGTAAGCCCTTTAGGGCAAAAAAAGCGCTTAGCGAGCGTTATTCATTACAGCGCTGAAAATCTGCAATCTATTCACGTAAGCGCTGGAAAACGAGGATTGGAAGTGGCGCTCGCCCCTTCTGATCTAGCTACGCTCACTAGTGCTAAGTTTGCAGATATTTCAGTAGATTGA
- a CDS encoding penicillin acylase family protein: MINWFKWLVLSVLALLFLTVLGLYISLRMSLPALDGNSATYHVNAPTELSRDELGQAVIKANDIFDAAYALGFAHAQDRFFQMDLQRRAASGSLSQWVGDIALDIDKKARFHQFEKRAKAVFDNLPSKQQELLVRYAHGVNDALSEYTLPPFEYLAAGVDIKQWRPTDSILVIYSMYLDLQGSQVELDLAREALLSTFGNDVYSFITQPSNYQAALDASEIPLLEAPIPEYPASLRPITHSPEDSNGESIKQEPEDATTQYLNDNDNTAIARAQYNGTELPDIGSNNWAVTGSHTTTSAGLLANDMHLGLRVPIIWYRAQLNYQESGSDVQVTGVSLPGIPGIVVGTNGHIAWGFTNANLDNVDWIELGESTATSTVTERIPLPDGEHTFEFEVSSYGPVKELNGKRYALNWVAHHPFAANLGIINFGNAKNVQAAIKMGQRIAIPTQNLVIVDESGNAAWLPGGAVMERQQASFTAIKEQEAVNTPPKRASKLPMVLNPDMGRIWTANARVISADDFKVWGDGGYALGARGQQIRDRLFEKDTFTETDFYAIQLDNHARFLIPWQHLLYGLLNMQDIEFKPDLAYLNTWDECACEDSVGYTLVKHFRQEVVQTLFGGVLSTLDQQGVNSRTLLRGIEPAVWQLIHSQPDSWLPNDTESFDELLVDAYRRAKHKLLDKYSPVEANMETLAWGKVNALSVKHPFADQIPLVGDMLNMQQVEGFGDTYMPAVQAPSFGASERLFVSPGHLEDAILTLPGGQSGHPLSNFFTTGFNDYATHAATPLLPSQPIYSRTFYKKEVE, from the coding sequence GTGATAAATTGGTTCAAGTGGTTGGTTTTAAGTGTTTTAGCACTGCTTTTTTTAACGGTACTGGGATTGTACATCTCGCTTCGTATGAGTTTGCCCGCACTTGACGGAAATAGCGCCACCTATCACGTAAACGCACCTACTGAGCTAAGCCGTGACGAACTAGGCCAAGCTGTTATTAAAGCCAACGATATTTTCGACGCAGCCTATGCACTGGGTTTTGCGCATGCTCAAGATCGCTTTTTTCAAATGGATTTACAGCGCCGCGCCGCATCGGGTAGTTTGTCACAGTGGGTGGGCGACATTGCCCTAGATATCGATAAGAAAGCCCGCTTTCATCAATTTGAGAAACGAGCAAAAGCCGTATTCGATAACCTTCCCTCAAAACAACAAGAACTACTTGTACGTTACGCCCACGGCGTAAATGACGCATTGTCTGAGTATACGTTGCCACCTTTTGAATACCTAGCTGCAGGCGTTGATATAAAACAATGGCGCCCCACCGACAGTATTCTTGTGATTTACAGTATGTATTTGGATTTACAAGGTAGCCAAGTAGAGCTTGATTTAGCAAGAGAGGCATTGCTTTCAACATTTGGGAATGATGTATACAGCTTCATTACTCAGCCGAGTAATTATCAGGCAGCGCTTGATGCCAGCGAGATACCACTGCTTGAAGCACCTATTCCAGAGTACCCTGCATCGCTACGCCCAATTACTCACTCACCAGAAGATAGTAATGGCGAGAGCATTAAGCAAGAGCCTGAAGACGCGACTACTCAGTACTTAAACGATAACGACAATACTGCGATCGCCCGAGCACAATATAACGGTACTGAGCTTCCTGATATTGGAAGCAATAACTGGGCGGTGACCGGGAGTCACACCACTACAAGCGCAGGCCTTTTAGCAAACGACATGCATTTGGGCTTACGGGTTCCCATCATCTGGTATCGCGCCCAGCTAAACTATCAAGAATCGGGCAGCGATGTGCAAGTAACCGGGGTTTCCCTTCCGGGCATTCCTGGCATTGTTGTAGGCACCAACGGCCATATCGCTTGGGGTTTTACCAATGCAAATTTAGACAATGTAGATTGGATTGAACTAGGCGAATCGACGGCCACAAGTACGGTAACAGAGCGTATTCCTTTACCTGATGGTGAGCACACATTTGAGTTTGAAGTAAGCTCGTATGGGCCAGTGAAAGAACTCAATGGCAAGCGCTATGCACTTAATTGGGTAGCGCATCATCCGTTTGCTGCGAACTTGGGAATAATAAACTTCGGCAATGCAAAAAATGTCCAAGCAGCGATAAAGATGGGCCAACGCATTGCTATTCCCACGCAAAACCTCGTGATTGTTGATGAAAGCGGCAATGCGGCTTGGCTTCCTGGCGGCGCAGTTATGGAAAGGCAGCAGGCTTCATTCACTGCTATAAAAGAACAAGAAGCAGTAAACACACCACCAAAGCGCGCATCAAAGCTTCCCATGGTTTTAAACCCCGATATGGGAAGAATATGGACTGCAAATGCCAGAGTAATTTCAGCTGATGACTTCAAAGTCTGGGGCGACGGTGGTTACGCGCTAGGTGCTCGCGGACAACAAATAAGAGACCGTTTATTTGAAAAAGACACCTTTACTGAGACTGACTTTTACGCCATTCAGTTAGATAATCATGCCCGCTTTCTTATTCCTTGGCAGCACCTTTTGTATGGGCTGCTCAATATGCAAGACATTGAATTTAAACCCGACCTCGCTTACCTAAACACATGGGACGAATGCGCGTGTGAAGATTCGGTTGGCTATACGTTAGTTAAGCACTTTAGGCAGGAGGTGGTACAAACCCTGTTTGGAGGCGTACTTTCAACGTTAGACCAACAAGGTGTAAACAGCCGTACACTCTTACGTGGCATTGAACCTGCTGTGTGGCAACTTATTCATAGTCAGCCTGACTCTTGGCTACCTAACGATACTGAAAGCTTCGACGAGCTACTTGTAGACGCTTACAGGCGCGCCAAACACAAGCTGTTAGACAAGTATTCACCAGTAGAAGCTAATATGGAAACATTAGCCTGGGGCAAGGTGAACGCACTTTCTGTTAAACATCCATTTGCTGATCAAATTCCTCTAGTTGGTGATATGTTAAACATGCAACAAGTAGAAGGTTTTGGTGATACATACATGCCTGCTGTACAAGCACCTAGTTTTGGTGCCTCTGAGCGACTATTTGTCAGCCCTGGCCATTTAGAGGATGCCATTCTAACACTACCTGGCGGACAATCTGGCCACCCACTGTCAAATTTTTTTACAACTGGCTTTAACGACTACGCAACACACGCAGCTACCCCTCTGCTACCCAGCCAGCCGATATATAGCCGAACATTTTACAAAAAAGAGGTTGAATGA